The following coding sequences are from one Bacteroidales bacterium window:
- the ruvA gene encoding Holliday junction branch migration protein RuvA: protein MIEYLKGKLVEKNPAYVILEQNGTGYLINISLQTFTSVKDLDEVKLYTHLAFRIEATTPTGFVLYGFFDKAERQLYRMLISVSGVGNSTAMLMLSSLAFNKIIEAIRLAELDVLKGVKGIGNKTAQRIIVELQDKIGKEVSAPEYLGIAHNTRKEEALIGLTTLGFGKQAAEKALNAILKNNSDLSVEVLIKEALKIL from the coding sequence AAAACGGAACCGGCTACCTGATCAATATTTCATTGCAAACATTTACCTCTGTCAAAGATCTCGACGAAGTTAAACTTTACACCCATCTTGCATTTAGAATTGAGGCCACCACTCCGACTGGATTTGTATTGTATGGCTTTTTTGATAAAGCTGAACGCCAGTTGTATCGCATGCTCATTTCAGTTTCCGGAGTTGGTAACAGCACCGCCATGCTGATGTTGTCGTCGCTTGCATTTAACAAAATTATCGAAGCGATCCGCCTGGCCGAACTGGATGTTTTGAAGGGGGTTAAAGGCATTGGAAACAAAACCGCACAGCGCATCATCGTTGAGCTTCAGGATAAGATCGGGAAGGAAGTTTCAGCCCCTGAATATTTGGGAATTGCACACAATACACGAAAAGAAGAGGCGTTAATTGGTCTGACTACGCTGGGGTTTGGAAAACAGGCAGCTGAAAAAGCTTTAAATGCAATCTTGAAAAATAATTCCGACCTCAGCGTTGAAGTTTTAATTAAGGAAGCATTAAAAATTCTGTAA